The Nitrosarchaeum sp. genomic interval AATTCTGTTAGTACTTTTTGTATTTCAAATCCATCATACATGACAATGTTTTCTGTTTTTGCCGTGTTTTCAAAATTTGCTTCTTCAAAAATAATTTCATCTTTATTTGGATTATGCTTTTGATATGGTTTTCTGAGATTGAAAATTCTACATGCTGCAATTTTTTCAGCTGTATCTTTTTTTGAGAATTTTAAAATATTCTCTCTCGTTTCAATTGGAATTGAAAATGTTTTGTTTAGAAAAACAGCTAATTTATCGAGTCGAATTTGAGTTACTGCCGGTTCATCATACAAAAATACTTTTGAAATCTTCAATGAATCAATAAACTTGTAATAGTTTATCTTTCTAACTCTTTAATTTTTTCCGCTGTGATCTCGGCAGCTCTTCTTCCTGAAAATAGCATTGACCCATATGTTGGACCCATTCTTGCTAATCCATGTGTTTCAGTCACAGACATTCCAGCAGCTACTAGTCCTGGATAGACTTCACCAGTTTTGTTAACTACATGCTCTTCTCCTTCATTTACGTACATTGGGTTCATCCCTTTCCATTCCACCAATCCTCTATCGACTAATCGTTTTACTGCAACAGAATCATGTCCTGATGCATCAATGATCATTTTTGCTTCAAGTGCAATTGGATCTACGCAGGTGATATTTCTTGGTAATGCTGATACTGGCATCCAATTAACAACAATGCCACAGACTCTACCATTCTTTAAAACAAGATCATCAAACTTTGTAAGATTGAGGAATTTTACTCCGGCATCGCATGCTGCTGCAATTAATTTAGAAACTGCATGTGGTCCTGGTGTCAAGTATAATCCTTCTGAAACTTTTTTGTATGGGACTCCTAATTCATCCCAAATTTTTTGAGCTGGTTCTCTAACAGTTACTGGATTCATCATATATCCACCTAGCCAATAACCTCCTCCAAGGTAATTGTTTTGTTCAATAACTAAAACTTTGAAACCCATGTTTGAAAGATCTCGACTTGCTGTTAATCCTGCAGGGCCTGCACCGATAATTATTACATCTGATTGTGCCCTATCTATTAGAACTGAATGCCATTCATTTGCAATTGCTCGAGTAATCTCAACCTCACTAACATCTGTGAATATTTTTGTTGATTTTTCTGCAACAGTAGCTTTTTGCACGAAAATCAAGATTCATAGAACCAATTAATACTTTACCACTTTTTAAAATTAGGATGAACTAATTCTGAATCACTGGCAATTTTTAACATGAGGAAAATTCATGTATGGTATTGAACCGTTTTCTCCTAAACTTCCCTATATCAAAAATTTATATCATAACTCAAAGCACTTTCTATTGTATTGACAGTAACTGATCTTAAACAATCGTATTCTGATTCTCCCAAGCCTAAAATTAATTGGGCAAGGGTTGAAGAAGCTGAAAATTTTGCAAATACTGTAAAATTATTCCGTCAGGGTAAATACGACGAAGACAGTTTTAGACGATATAGACTCCAACATGGAGCATATGGCACCAGAATGACTAATGACTATGCAATGGTCCGAATTAAATTACCTGCAGGGGAAATCTATCCTAATCAAATTGAAAAAATATCTCAACTAAGTGAACAATTTTCTATAGGTAGTGCTCATTTTTCTACACGAGAAAATATCCAATTACATTGGGTAATACTAGAAGATGTCTCTGAAATTTTACGTGGATTAGCCGAAGTCGGTCTTACCTCTCGTGAAGCATGTGGTAATTCTGTACGAAATGTAATGTGCAGTCCTTTATCTGGAGTTTGTCCAGATGAAGAATTTGATTCAACACCATATGCACTTGCAACTGCAAGATTCTTTTTGAGAAATCCAATGTCTCAGAATCTCCCAAGGAAATTTAAATTCAATTTTACATGTTGTGAAAAACATGGCATGGTAAGAATGGTTGATGTTGGATTAATTCCCCAAACTAGAGAATTGGACGGTTCTATCCAAAAAGGATTTAAAATCTTTCTTGGTGGCGGGTTAGGTAACAGATCATTTGTAGGTCATCAGTTAGAAGAGT includes:
- a CDS encoding sulfide-dependent adenosine diphosphate thiazole synthase, translated to MQKATVAEKSTKIFTDVSEVEITRAIANEWHSVLIDRAQSDVIIIGAGPAGLTASRDLSNMGFKVLVIEQNNYLGGGYWLGGYMMNPVTVREPAQKIWDELGVPYKKVSEGLYLTPGPHAVSKLIAAACDAGVKFLNLTKFDDLVLKNGRVCGIVVNWMPVSALPRNITCVDPIALEAKMIIDASGHDSVAVKRLVDRGLVEWKGMNPMYVNEGEEHVVNKTGEVYPGLVAAGMSVTETHGLARMGPTYGSMLFSGRRAAEITAEKIKELER